From one Acidobacteriota bacterium genomic stretch:
- a CDS encoding carbohydrate-binding protein, translated as MRLIRPTTLTDAMLTSSTAPETDYPAWSSVTAYTVGARVILTATHRRYEALAASTNVSPSTDPTKWLDLGPTNRWAMFDARVGTATSRAASLQVGLAPGAIDALALIDTEAESATVTLTAGGVQVYSRSQTFNVGGVAIDNWFSWFFEPLGQKTSMLFLDLPVYAAGQLSVTLTRDNPADSVSCGTLLVGRQLSLGDTEHGADIGIIDYSRKETDQFGVTSVVERAFAKRMTAKVVLATDAIDDIHRSLAALRATPVLWIGSESFESLTVYGFYKEFSIDIAYPTVSYCSLTIEGLT; from the coding sequence ATGAGACTGATCCGACCCACAACCCTGACCGACGCCATGCTGACCAGCAGCACCGCGCCCGAGACCGACTATCCCGCCTGGTCGTCAGTCACCGCCTATACGGTCGGCGCCCGGGTGATCCTTACCGCTACCCATCGCCGCTATGAGGCGCTGGCGGCCTCGACCAATGTCAGCCCATCCACCGATCCGACCAAATGGCTGGATCTGGGTCCCACCAACCGCTGGGCCATGTTCGACGCCCGCGTCGGCACCGCCACCAGCAGGGCCGCCTCGCTGCAGGTGGGTCTGGCCCCGGGCGCGATCGACGCCCTGGCTCTGATCGACACTGAGGCGGAAAGCGCCACCGTGACCCTGACGGCAGGCGGCGTGCAGGTCTATTCGCGCAGCCAGACCTTCAATGTCGGCGGCGTTGCCATCGACAACTGGTTCTCCTGGTTCTTCGAGCCGCTGGGCCAAAAGACCTCGATGCTGTTTCTGGACCTGCCGGTCTATGCGGCGGGCCAGCTCAGCGTGACCCTGACCCGGGATAACCCAGCTGACAGCGTCTCCTGCGGCACGCTGCTCGTCGGTCGCCAGCTGTCTCTCGGCGACACCGAGCACGGGGCCGACATCGGCATCATCGACTACAGCCGCAAAGAGACCGACCAGTTCGGGGTGACTTCCGTGGTCGAGCGGGCCTTCGCCAAACGCATGACCGCCAAGGTGGTCCTGGCCACCGACGCCATCGACGACATCCACCGGAGTCTCGCCGCCCTTCGCGCCACGCCCGTTCTGTGGATCGGTTCGGAGAGCTTCGAGAGCCTCACCGTCTACGGCTTCTACAAAGAGTTCTCGATCGACATCGCCTATCCGACGGTCAGCTACTGCAGCCTGACCATCGAGGGCCTGACCTGA
- a CDS encoding TIGR02594 family protein, with the protein MPQLPPAYRWIDEVRPLPRMVAEARRLFGTVETSGPADNPVILDWAKEAGLSNAYSSDAVPWCGLFMALIAKRAGKAAPAKPLWARSWSRFGIGSPQAALGDVLVFSRAKGGGHVGLYVGEDETAFHVLGGNQSDAVSITRIAKTRCIAIRRPIYRVQPASVATVHLAATGEISTNEA; encoded by the coding sequence ATGCCCCAGCTTCCTCCAGCCTATCGCTGGATCGACGAGGTGCGCCCGCTGCCCAGGATGGTGGCTGAGGCTCGCCGTCTCTTCGGCACGGTCGAGACGTCGGGCCCCGCCGACAACCCGGTCATTCTGGACTGGGCGAAAGAGGCCGGGCTCTCCAACGCCTATTCATCCGACGCCGTGCCCTGGTGCGGCCTCTTCATGGCTCTGATCGCCAAACGCGCCGGCAAGGCTGCGCCGGCCAAGCCGCTATGGGCCCGAAGCTGGAGCCGGTTTGGCATCGGCTCACCGCAAGCAGCGCTGGGGGACGTGCTGGTGTTTTCCCGCGCCAAAGGTGGCGGCCATGTCGGCCTCTATGTCGGCGAGGACGAGACCGCCTTCCATGTGCTGGGCGGCAATCAGTCTGACGCCGTCAGCATCACCCGCATCGCCAAGACCCGATGCATCGCCATCCGCCGGCCGATCTACCGGGTCCAGCCCGCCAGCGTGGCGACCGTTCATCTGGCGGCCACCGGCGAGATATCGACCAACGAAGCCTGA